The genomic segment GGGTCAGCGCAGAGGTAAGAGCGCAGTCAGGATGGGGTTGCTGGTCGGCTTCCTGGGGTGCTTCGACGTGCCCATATTCGATGGTGCGCACGAGGTCGCTGCGCCACAGTTCGAGGCGGTCGCGGCTGAGGGTTCCCACGGCGCTGTTGGAGCTGATGGGCACTGTATTAAAGCTGTTGATGGCACTCCGCGTTGCCTTATATGTGCCGGTGTTTGCGTTTATAGCAACAACATCGCCGCAGCCGACATTGGTGTTGTAGGTGGCGATCACGGATTCAAAGGCGACGGACAGCGAGCAAAGCTGGTCATTATCGCGGTGGTAGGTCCATACGCGTTCCCCGGTTGTGGGATCAAGCGCGTGCACATCACCACCGTCTGGTTGGATCAGTAGCCCCGCGACGCTCAAGGGGCGGTGTAGCCCGGTGATGGGGTCGACGGTCACCCTCCAGCTTTCGCTCAGCCTATCCGGTGCCTGCACAAGGGGGTCGGTGGCAGTGAAGGTGCCGTCCGCCGGGGTGAGCTCGGCCTTCCGGATCGGCGCAGTCAGCCACACAACCGACACCGCGAACACGGTAAGAAAGCACAGCACACTCGCCGCGATGATGTCCGCTCGGCTTCGCTGGAGGATAGGGGCCTTGGTCATGCTTAACTCCTCCGTCGCGGGTCTGCTTTTCGACGTCCCGACCGCCCCTCTTTCCGTCCACCTCGCGCTAGGCTACGGGCTTGTGCTGGGCGTGTGACCATCGCGCCGCCGAAGACTTTACGGGCGGGTCCCACGGTGGCGGATGCGGATTCGGGGATGTCCAGGGCGTCGAAAAGCTCGGGTGAGGTGGAGAACCACTGTGGAGGTTCCGGGTTGTCGAGGTTCAGCTCGCTGTTGATCAGTTGCCATTTAGGCAGTTCGTCGTAGCCAACGAGGGTGACAGCGGTTCCTGTGTGCCCGGCGCGGCCTGTGCGCCCGATGCGGTGGACGTAGGTCATTTCATCATCGGGGGTTTGGTAGTTGATCACGTGTGTAACGTCGTCAATGTCAATGCCGCGGGCGGCAACATCAGTGGCCACAAGGATCTCAATGTCGCCGCTTCGGAAGGCGGTGAGTGATTTTTCGCGGGCGGGCTGGCCCATGTCACCGTGGACCGCGCCGACGAGAAAGCCGCTTGCGGCAAGGTCGTTGGCAAGCTCGGCGGCGGAGCGTTTAGTGCGCGCAAAGATAATGGTTTTGCCGCGCCCTTGAGCTTGGAGGATGCGAGAGACCACAGCAACTTTGTCCATGCGGTGCGCTTGGAAGACCACTTGTCGGATGTCCTGGTTGGTTTGTGCAGCGTCGGGTTCTTCAGCGCGGATGTGCACTGGCTTGTGCATGAAGGTGCGCGCGAGGGTGACAATGGGTCCCGGCATGGTCGCGGAAAACAGCATGGTTTGGTGCTTGTGGGTGAGTGCCTTGAGGAGCTTCTCAATGGCGGGGAGGAAACCGAGGTTGAGCATTTCGTCGGCTTCATCAAGCACCAGAATGGCCACTTGGTCGAGGGTGAGGGAGCCGCGCTGGTACAGGTCGAGGAGCCTGCCGGGGGTACCCACCACTACGTCAATGCCTTTGTCTAGGGCGTTGATTTGCTCTTCGTAGGGGCGGCCGCCATAGATGGTGAGGATGCGCACGGGAAGGTTTTTGGCGGCGCGGTGAAGGTCATCGGCGACTTGGATGGCCAGTTCGCGTGTGGGGGTTACCACGAGTGCGCGGGGTGTGCCATCGAGTTCGGCGATGTCCGCGCTGTCGAAGATGCGGTCAAGGAGCGGCACTCCAAAACCCAAGGTTTTTCCCTGCCCGGTGCGGGCTTGTCCGATAAGATCAATACCGTCGAGGGCGAGGGGAAGGGTGAGTTCCTGAATGGCAAAGGTGTGCTGGATGCCGAAGCTGTCGAGGGCATCGGTAATCTCAATGGCGACGCCGAGTTGCGCGAATGTCGGAGTGCTGCTTTGTTTGGACACGCCATAATACTATCGTTGCCTCACTATGATAGGGGAAAACCCTATCATTGTTGTTGATCTCAAGGAGAAAAGTATGGACATAAGAATCGGTTTTGTTGACAGTGGCCGGGAGCTGGCCATCACTGGCGTGGAGCGCGTCTCGGGCGTGTCCGTCAGTCAGCAAAGCGAGGCCGTCGCGCTTATTGATGGCGCGATGGAAAATGATGCTGCAGTCGTGGAATTTACTGATAACAAGGGGCGTCGTTACCTGGTGCGGTCAAAGCAGATCGCGTTTGTTGAGGTCGATAACGATACTCCACGTACCGTAGGATTTGCCGGATAGTGTCTTCCTCTGAACCGTTGCTTGTGCGCTTCGCCCGTGACTACGGGTGGCGTGCCTATGCGATCCCGGCGTTAGTGGTCATTACGCTGTGGGTTCTCGTTGATGTCTTCATTATGCCGGATAATGGAGCCATCTCTTCACAAATGCAAGCTGCGTCAACGGCAAATGATGGTGGAGAAAACGCGACCAGTCAGCCCGAAGGACCCGACCCTGCGAAAGCTGATCGTGGGGCCCAGCTTCCCGTTGGTGATCTTCCCCCGGGTGGAAGTTTCACGGAAACAGGTCAGGGCACATATCACCTGGTTCCTGGCACGATGCCGAAGGTGGGGGCTGGGGATGAACGTACCTTTAAGTACGTCATTGAGGTCGAAGACGGGGTGGACACTTCTGTCTACGGTGGGGACGATTCCTTTGCCAAAATGGTTGATGCCACACTGTCCAACCCCAAGAGCTGGACGCATGACCGCAAGTTTGCGTTTGAACGTGTAGACCCTGCGGTGGTGTCTAACCCTGATCTGCGCATCCAACTGTCCTCACCCGCCGCCACTCACGCGGCGTGCGGTTCGGATATTGCCATGGAGACCAGCTGTTTCACCTCCGAGGGAAACCGTGTGGTGTTAAATGAATCCCGCTGGGTCCGCGGCGCGACCACGTTCCAGGGGGACCTGGGCCTGTACCGCCAGTACCTGATTAATCACGAAGTGGGGCACTCCATTGGGTATGCCAAACATGAGCCGTGCGGTGGTCAAGGGCAATTGGCCCCGGTGATGATGCAGCAAACCCTTAATTTGAATAATTCCGAGTTGTACAAAATTGACCCGGGTGAAGTGTATCCAGACAATAATCTCACCTGTTCATTGAATCCGTGGCCATACCCATTTGCGTAATTGCATAACACTCTAAGCCTCCGTGCTGGCAATGATGAAACTGCTGGCTACGGGGGTTTTGTTGTCTTGTCAGCGTATTTTCTATGGGTTTTGTTGTTAAGTGGGGTGCATTGTTCACACCATCACTGACGGTGGGTACGCTAACGGGCATGAGTGTGATTCCTGAGCATGTGCGTGTCGCTTTCCAGGTGGTGGAGGGGACCCCCATTCCGCTGTCTGCGGCCTGGGATCGAGGCTACAGGGTTGGGCAGCTGGCCCTCTCTGAAGTGGCGGATTCGGAGGTGGCTGCGTGGTCGGCAAAGGTTAGAGAAAGCCTGCAACCTGAAGGGCTGCGTATCGCTCGACCCGTTCGGACCACTGATGGCCGCTACCTGATGGCAGGATGGCGTGCCTCGCATTATGTTGACGGTGCTGTGGCCAAGCGTGTCGATGAAACTGTTGGCGCTGCCCTCCGGCTTGCCGACGCCCTGGCATCCGTTGAGGTT from the Corynebacterium durum genome contains:
- a CDS encoding DUF3107 domain-containing protein, producing MDIRIGFVDSGRELAITGVERVSGVSVSQQSEAVALIDGAMENDAAVVEFTDNKGRRYLVRSKQIAFVEVDNDTPRTVGFAG
- a CDS encoding DEAD/DEAH box helicase, which produces MSKQSSTPTFAQLGVAIEITDALDSFGIQHTFAIQELTLPLALDGIDLIGQARTGQGKTLGFGVPLLDRIFDSADIAELDGTPRALVVTPTRELAIQVADDLHRAAKNLPVRILTIYGGRPYEEQINALDKGIDVVVGTPGRLLDLYQRGSLTLDQVAILVLDEADEMLNLGFLPAIEKLLKALTHKHQTMLFSATMPGPIVTLARTFMHKPVHIRAEEPDAAQTNQDIRQVVFQAHRMDKVAVVSRILQAQGRGKTIIFARTKRSAAELANDLAASGFLVGAVHGDMGQPAREKSLTAFRSGDIEILVATDVAARGIDIDDVTHVINYQTPDDEMTYVHRIGRTGRAGHTGTAVTLVGYDELPKWQLINSELNLDNPEPPQWFSTSPELFDALDIPESASATVGPARKVFGGAMVTRPAQARSLARGGRKEGRSGRRKADPRRRS
- a CDS encoding Rv3212 family protein, with amino-acid sequence MTKAPILQRSRADIIAASVLCFLTVFAVSVVWLTAPIRKAELTPADGTFTATDPLVQAPDRLSESWRVTVDPITGLHRPLSVAGLLIQPDGGDVHALDPTTGERVWTYHRDNDQLCSLSVAFESVIATYNTNVGCGDVVAINANTGTYKATRSAINSFNTVPISSNSAVGTLSRDRLELWRSDLVRTIEYGHVEAPQEADQQPHPDCALTSALTRMELLAITDRCPDSITNGVALRFMGTTPEDSRQPEIKQSIDLEPHSTLVSIGQTAAAVYTPTTPAGTARITSFNQQGKELNAATVPSSPLLDGTAPTHHDDRTGVDTPQIADLPHHMSWFDGQRLYLFEPENLLISHIFEGALGTGIAVGGQLLYPNREGIAVADWNTGKILRVIPVDRQGYDGPVSLNQAGHTIIEQRDDTYVALN
- a CDS encoding DUF3152 domain-containing protein; translation: MSSSEPLLVRFARDYGWRAYAIPALVVITLWVLVDVFIMPDNGAISSQMQAASTANDGGENATSQPEGPDPAKADRGAQLPVGDLPPGGSFTETGQGTYHLVPGTMPKVGAGDERTFKYVIEVEDGVDTSVYGGDDSFAKMVDATLSNPKSWTHDRKFAFERVDPAVVSNPDLRIQLSSPAATHAACGSDIAMETSCFTSEGNRVVLNESRWVRGATTFQGDLGLYRQYLINHEVGHSIGYAKHEPCGGQGQLAPVMMQQTLNLNNSELYKIDPGEVYPDNNLTCSLNPWPYPFA